A region of Streptomyces sp. NBC_01750 DNA encodes the following proteins:
- a CDS encoding FAD-dependent monooxygenase — MDPVIIVGAGPVGLTLSLALATQGVPSVVLDEGTGKDEPRPARTVVLRPDTAAMVERLGCATVRDEGARWTGWRSMRRKQDVRQLVLGDDGAPTPLHIPQHALTRGLRNAVAGHQLVRLVTESRLDSLEQDASGVSVHTRGPGATWWRGSHLVGCDGARSTVRKLLGIRFPGRTAVERHAVAALRTELPWPDEALLHRRPPWRTGGDEVTARPLPDGVWRLDWLLPPRGELVTPDTLVARLRDTLAGWCGETPPYELLDTGVYTLHHRLARRWRVDRAFLAGDAAHLLGALGTQGLDEGLRDADNLAWKLAHIWHHGPSDPLLDSYQAERRAAVAARLRAADQSLPILRGGSALRTYLPGTARGHDTLLTDGHLGHGPLGAPPVYTHSPLAPEYADSQTLVGTEAGAPVADVRVTVPDGASARLRDRLGRGQLLVVLVAPGTGVWDRRHWVSAGVMPRLAAAVTALPVRAELLVTESYPGASAHTVLLVRPDGHLVASFTGVRPAELYSAADAARGGAPSAVRSDRTADIN, encoded by the coding sequence GTGGACCCGGTGATCATCGTCGGCGCCGGGCCCGTCGGGCTGACGCTCTCCCTGGCCCTTGCCACGCAAGGTGTTCCCTCCGTCGTACTTGACGAGGGCACGGGCAAGGACGAACCGCGCCCCGCGCGTACGGTCGTACTGCGGCCCGACACGGCGGCCATGGTGGAGCGGCTCGGCTGCGCCACCGTCCGTGACGAAGGAGCCCGCTGGACCGGCTGGCGCTCGATGCGGCGCAAGCAGGACGTACGGCAACTCGTGCTCGGCGACGACGGCGCGCCGACGCCGCTGCACATCCCGCAGCACGCCCTCACGCGCGGACTGCGGAACGCCGTCGCCGGGCACCAGTTGGTCCGGCTCGTCACCGAAAGTCGCCTCGACTCGCTGGAGCAGGACGCGAGCGGGGTGAGCGTGCACACCCGCGGGCCCGGCGCGACCTGGTGGCGCGGAAGCCATCTGGTCGGCTGCGACGGTGCCAGGTCCACGGTCCGCAAGCTTCTGGGCATCCGCTTCCCGGGGCGTACGGCGGTGGAGCGGCATGCCGTCGCCGCCCTGCGTACTGAACTTCCCTGGCCCGACGAGGCGTTGCTGCACCGCCGGCCGCCGTGGCGAACGGGCGGCGACGAGGTCACGGCCCGCCCGCTGCCTGACGGCGTCTGGCGCCTTGACTGGCTGCTGCCGCCCCGCGGCGAACTGGTCACCCCCGACACCCTGGTAGCACGGTTGCGGGACACCCTGGCCGGCTGGTGCGGTGAGACACCTCCGTACGAACTGCTCGACACCGGCGTCTACACGCTGCACCACCGGCTTGCCCGGCGCTGGCGCGTGGACCGGGCCTTCCTCGCGGGCGACGCCGCGCATCTGCTCGGCGCGCTCGGCACCCAGGGCCTCGACGAAGGCCTGCGGGACGCCGACAACCTGGCGTGGAAACTGGCGCACATCTGGCACCACGGCCCGTCCGACCCGCTGCTCGACAGCTATCAGGCCGAGCGTCGCGCCGCCGTCGCCGCTCGGCTGCGCGCCGCCGACCAGTCGCTGCCGATACTGCGCGGCGGCAGCGCGCTGCGCACGTACCTCCCGGGCACCGCGCGCGGACACGACACCCTGCTCACCGACGGCCATCTGGGGCACGGCCCACTGGGTGCGCCCCCCGTATACACGCACTCCCCCCTCGCACCCGAGTACGCCGACTCACAGACGCTCGTCGGTACGGAGGCGGGCGCGCCGGTCGCGGATGTACGGGTGACCGTGCCCGACGGAGCCAGCGCACGGCTGCGGGACCGGCTGGGGCGGGGGCAGCTGCTGGTGGTGCTGGTCGCGCCGGGTACCGGGGTGTGGGACCGGCGGCACTGGGTGAGCGCGGGCGTGATGCCGCGGCTGGCGGCGGCGGTCACCGCCCTGCCGGTGCGGGCCGAGCTGCTGGTGACGGAGAGCTACCCGGGCGCGTCCGCGCACACCGTGCTGCTGGTGCGGCCCGACGGTCACCTGGTTGCGTCGTTCACGGGGGTGCGGCCCGCGGAGCTGTACTCGGCGGCGGACGCGGCACGTGGCGGCGCTCCCTCAGCGGTACGCAGTGACCGCACTGCGGACATCAATTGA
- a CDS encoding amino acid ABC transporter permease, translated as MTSVLYDAQGPRAKQRNILYTVLFLVVLAAVAWWVYDSLNAKHQLDWIKWEPFFTSSQPWETYLWPGLQETLKAASLALVIALPLGALFGIGRLSDHRWVRIPSGAVVEFFRAIPVLILMITANAAFSEYTDISSELRPLYAVVTGLVLYNASVLAEIVRAGILSLPRGQTDAAKAIGMRKGQTMRHVLLPQSVTAMLPAIVSQIVVIVKDTALGGAVLTFPELLASVRPMSANYGANTIACFTVIAVIYIALNFTLTSFASWLEGRLRRGKKSTGAVLGPGTVEAAGGTAPISVSGDFKSGAGGGGI; from the coding sequence ATGACTTCCGTCCTGTATGACGCGCAGGGGCCCCGCGCCAAGCAGCGCAATATCCTCTACACGGTGCTGTTCCTGGTCGTTCTCGCGGCCGTGGCGTGGTGGGTGTACGACAGCCTCAACGCCAAGCACCAGCTCGACTGGATCAAGTGGGAGCCCTTCTTCACGAGCTCCCAGCCGTGGGAGACGTACCTCTGGCCGGGGCTTCAGGAGACCCTCAAGGCGGCGAGCCTCGCCCTGGTGATCGCGCTGCCGCTTGGAGCGCTCTTCGGCATCGGCCGGCTCTCCGACCACCGGTGGGTGCGGATTCCGTCCGGCGCCGTCGTGGAGTTCTTCCGCGCCATCCCGGTACTCATCCTGATGATCACCGCGAACGCGGCGTTCTCCGAGTACACCGACATCAGCAGCGAACTGCGGCCGCTGTACGCCGTGGTCACGGGACTTGTCCTCTACAACGCCTCGGTGCTGGCCGAGATCGTACGCGCCGGGATCCTGTCCCTCCCGCGAGGTCAGACCGACGCGGCCAAGGCGATCGGCATGCGCAAGGGCCAGACCATGCGCCATGTGCTGCTGCCGCAGTCCGTGACGGCCATGCTCCCCGCGATCGTCAGTCAGATCGTCGTCATCGTGAAGGACACCGCCCTCGGCGGCGCGGTCCTCACCTTCCCCGAACTGCTGGCGTCGGTCCGGCCGATGAGTGCGAACTACGGCGCGAACACCATCGCGTGCTTCACCGTCATCGCCGTGATCTACATCGCGTTGAACTTCACGCTCACCTCGTTCGCGAGCTGGCTGGAGGGCCGGCTGCGGCGCGGCAAGAAGAGCACGGGTGCGGTACTGGGCCCCGGAACCGTCGAGGCGGCCGGAGGCACCGCACCGATCTCGGTGTCGGGTGACTTCAAGTCCGGCGCCGGAGGCGGCGGCATCTGA
- a CDS encoding amino acid ABC transporter permease, with product MFDFLEGYDLLGAFWVTVKLAVYSGLGSLILGTLLAGMRVSPVPLMRGFGTAYVNFVRNIPLTIIIVFTSLGLFQTLGVSLGVEDFTDVNFRLAVLGLTVYTAAFVCEALRSGINTVPVGQAEAARALGLSFTQVLRLVILPQAFRSVVNPLANVLIALTKNTTVAAAIGVVEAANLMKTMIEAEAQLLLISAVFAFGFICLTLPTGLILGWVSKKVAVKR from the coding sequence GTGTTCGACTTTCTTGAAGGTTACGACCTACTGGGGGCCTTCTGGGTGACGGTGAAACTCGCCGTCTACTCCGGCCTCGGTTCCCTGATATTGGGAACGCTGCTGGCCGGCATGCGGGTCAGCCCGGTCCCCCTGATGCGCGGTTTCGGTACCGCCTATGTGAACTTTGTCCGGAACATACCCCTGACCATCATCATCGTCTTCACGTCGCTGGGCCTGTTCCAGACACTCGGCGTCAGCCTCGGCGTCGAAGACTTCACGGACGTCAACTTCAGGCTCGCGGTGCTCGGCCTGACCGTCTACACCGCCGCCTTCGTGTGCGAGGCGCTGCGGTCCGGCATCAACACGGTGCCCGTCGGCCAGGCAGAGGCCGCACGCGCCCTCGGTCTGAGCTTCACCCAGGTACTGCGGCTGGTCATCCTCCCGCAGGCCTTCCGGTCGGTCGTCAATCCGCTGGCCAATGTGCTGATCGCGCTGACCAAGAACACCACCGTCGCCGCCGCGATCGGCGTGGTCGAGGCTGCGAATCTGATGAAGACCATGATCGAGGCGGAGGCCCAACTCCTGCTGATCTCTGCTGTCTTCGCGTTCGGATTCATCTGCCTGACCCTCCCGACCGGCCTGATCCTCGGCTGGGTGAGCAAGAAGGTGGCGGTGAAGCGATGA
- a CDS encoding glutamate ABC transporter substrate-binding protein yields the protein MMLRKVTAASAAVLALALSATACGSNDKDGDSAGGGGKKITIGIKIDQPGIGLKTPDGKYTGFDVDVATYIAKELGYDAEDITFKETKSADRETAIERGDVKFIAASYSINDKRLAKVDFAGPYLLAHQDILVRADESTIKSPADLNNKKLCSVAGSTSATNVKEKLAPKANLQEYGGYSECLTGLENKAVDALTTDDSILAGYASKKEFQGKFKLAGFKMSNENYGIGLKKGDADLKKKIDAALTKMVSDGSWEKAVKANFGPAGYKNEPAPKIGNIVK from the coding sequence ATGATGCTTCGCAAGGTCACCGCTGCTTCGGCCGCTGTGCTCGCACTCGCTCTGAGCGCCACCGCTTGTGGCTCCAACGACAAGGACGGCGACTCGGCCGGCGGGGGCGGCAAGAAGATCACGATCGGCATCAAGATCGACCAGCCGGGCATCGGCCTGAAGACGCCCGACGGCAAGTACACCGGCTTCGATGTCGACGTCGCCACGTACATCGCCAAGGAGCTTGGCTACGACGCCGAGGACATCACCTTCAAGGAGACGAAGAGCGCCGACCGCGAGACGGCGATCGAGCGCGGTGACGTCAAGTTCATCGCCGCTTCCTACTCGATCAATGACAAGCGCCTGGCGAAGGTCGACTTCGCCGGCCCGTACCTGCTGGCCCACCAGGACATCCTGGTCCGCGCCGACGAAAGCACGATCAAGTCCCCGGCGGACCTGAACAACAAGAAGCTCTGCTCGGTCGCCGGTTCGACCTCCGCGACGAACGTCAAGGAGAAGCTCGCGCCGAAGGCAAACCTGCAGGAGTACGGCGGCTACTCCGAGTGCCTCACCGGCCTCGAGAACAAGGCAGTTGACGCGCTCACCACCGACGACTCCATCCTGGCCGGCTACGCCTCGAAGAAGGAGTTCCAGGGCAAGTTCAAGCTGGCCGGCTTCAAGATGAGCAACGAGAACTACGGCATCGGCCTGAAGAAGGGCGACGCCGACCTCAAGAAGAAGATCGACGCCGCGCTGACCAAGATGGTCTCGGACGGCTCCTGGGAAAAGGCCGTGAAGGCCAACTTCGGTCCGGCCGGCTACAAGAACGAGCCCGCCCCGAAGATCGGCAACATCGTCAAGTAG
- a CDS encoding amino acid ABC transporter ATP-binding protein, whose amino-acid sequence MSGVSVTKGAEDAVPTAGDLVVLSNVNKHFGALHVLQDIDLTIARGEVVVVIGPSGSGKSTLCRTINRLETIDSGAISIDGKPLPDEGKELARLRADVGMVFQSFNLFAHKTVLENVMLGQLKVRKMSKKAAEDKARALLDRVGVATQADKYPSQLSGGQQQRVAIARALAMDPKVMLFDEPTSALDPEMINEVLEVMQQLARDGMTMVVVTHEMGFARSAANRVVFMADGKIVEEATPDNFFSNPRSDRAKDFLSKILHH is encoded by the coding sequence ATGAGCGGAGTTTCAGTGACCAAGGGCGCCGAGGACGCTGTGCCCACCGCGGGCGACCTGGTCGTGCTGAGCAACGTCAACAAGCACTTCGGCGCGCTGCATGTGCTCCAGGACATCGACCTGACCATCGCCCGTGGCGAGGTCGTGGTCGTCATCGGGCCCTCCGGGTCCGGGAAGTCCACGCTGTGCCGCACGATCAACCGTTTGGAGACGATCGACTCTGGCGCGATCTCGATCGACGGCAAGCCGCTGCCGGATGAGGGCAAGGAGCTGGCCAGGCTGCGTGCCGACGTCGGGATGGTCTTCCAGTCGTTCAACCTCTTCGCGCACAAGACGGTGCTCGAGAACGTGATGCTGGGCCAGCTCAAGGTCCGCAAGATGAGCAAGAAGGCTGCCGAGGACAAGGCCCGCGCCCTGCTCGACCGGGTCGGCGTGGCCACGCAGGCCGACAAGTACCCGTCCCAGCTCTCCGGTGGTCAGCAGCAACGCGTCGCCATCGCACGGGCGTTGGCGATGGATCCCAAGGTGATGCTCTTCGACGAGCCGACCTCCGCGCTCGACCCCGAGATGATCAATGAGGTGCTGGAGGTCATGCAGCAGCTCGCCAGGGACGGCATGACGATGGTCGTCGTCACCCATGAGATGGGCTTCGCGCGCTCGGCCGCCAACCGGGTCGTGTTCATGGCCGACGGCAAGATCGTCGAAGAGGCCACGCCCGACAACTTCTTCAGCAACCCGCGCAGTGACCGCGCCAAGGACTTCCTGTCGAAGATCCTGCACCACTGA
- a CDS encoding response regulator transcription factor translates to MRLLLVEDDDHVAAALSAVLARHGFEVVHARNGEEALRAVLPATHPHKPPFGVVLLDLGLPDQDGYQVCGKIRKLTSTPVIMVTARADVRSRIHGLNLGADDYVVKPYDTGELLARIHAVSRRTAPGDEAGAAAADHALRLGPVTIELPTRRVSVDGETVQLTRKEFDLLALLAQRPGVVFRREQIISEVWRTSWEGTGRTLEVHVASLRSKLRMPALIETVRGVGYRLVAPVGA, encoded by the coding sequence ATGAGACTGCTGCTCGTCGAGGACGACGACCATGTCGCCGCCGCCCTCTCCGCCGTGCTCGCACGGCACGGCTTTGAAGTGGTGCACGCTCGCAACGGCGAGGAGGCGCTGCGGGCGGTGCTGCCCGCGACGCATCCGCACAAGCCGCCCTTCGGGGTCGTACTGCTGGATCTCGGGCTGCCCGACCAGGACGGCTACCAGGTCTGCGGCAAGATCAGGAAGCTCACTTCGACCCCTGTGATCATGGTGACCGCGCGGGCCGACGTCCGCTCCCGGATACACGGGCTCAACCTCGGGGCCGACGACTATGTCGTCAAGCCGTACGACACCGGTGAGCTGCTCGCGCGCATCCACGCCGTCAGCCGGCGCACCGCGCCCGGAGACGAGGCCGGTGCGGCCGCCGCCGATCACGCGCTGCGGCTCGGCCCGGTCACCATCGAACTGCCCACCCGTCGCGTCAGTGTCGATGGTGAGACGGTGCAGCTGACCCGCAAGGAGTTCGACCTGCTGGCGCTGCTCGCGCAGCGGCCCGGCGTCGTCTTCCGCCGGGAGCAGATCATCAGCGAGGTGTGGCGGACCAGTTGGGAAGGGACCGGCCGTACGCTCGAGGTGCATGTGGCGTCCCTGCGCTCCAAGCTCCGCATGCCCGCCCTGATCGAGACCGTGCGCGGCGTCGGCTACCGGCTCGTCGCCCCCGTCGGCGCGTAA
- a CDS encoding sensor histidine kinase yields MRTRLLPLLIVLMAGVLLALGFPLAVSVAAAQQQRVVVDRIDDTVRFAALAQFVTERAGVDERRSTLQEQLDRFHDTYGIRAGVFYRDGEAMARAPETWFVPSSGQGREAFEEALSGRRSQDPPQVWPWQQGGRLVVASPVVRDGDVMAVVFTDSPTGQLRSRVLQGWLVIVAGECAAMLLAVGAAFRLTGWVLRPVRILDAATHDIATGQMNSRVAAASGPPELRRLARSFNEMADNVEEVLEQQRAFVADASHQLRNPLAALLLRIELLALELPAGNEEIASVRTEGKRLAQVLDDLLDLALAEHASADLQLTDIGELAAERVAAWRPLAEEKGVRLTEHGAAVTAWADPIALSSALDAVIDNALKFTPPGEEVTLSVASNGETSTVVITDGGPGLTDEELARIGDRFWRSGHHQNVKGSGLGLSISRALLAAGGGSIGYAHHEPRGLRVTVTVPRTSPTA; encoded by the coding sequence GTGCGTACTCGACTTCTTCCGCTGCTCATCGTCCTCATGGCGGGCGTGCTGCTCGCGCTCGGCTTCCCGCTCGCCGTGAGCGTCGCCGCCGCACAGCAGCAGCGGGTCGTCGTCGACCGGATCGACGACACGGTGCGCTTCGCGGCGCTCGCGCAGTTCGTCACCGAACGCGCGGGTGTGGACGAGCGGCGCTCCACGCTTCAGGAGCAGCTCGACCGTTTCCACGACACGTACGGCATCAGGGCGGGCGTCTTCTACCGCGACGGCGAGGCCATGGCGCGCGCCCCCGAGACCTGGTTCGTGCCGTCGAGTGGCCAGGGCCGCGAGGCGTTCGAAGAAGCGCTGTCGGGGCGGCGCAGCCAGGACCCGCCCCAGGTCTGGCCGTGGCAGCAGGGCGGCCGACTTGTCGTCGCCTCGCCGGTCGTCCGGGACGGGGACGTCATGGCCGTCGTATTCACCGATTCCCCCACCGGCCAGCTGCGTTCTCGCGTACTGCAGGGCTGGCTGGTGATCGTGGCCGGGGAGTGCGCGGCGATGCTGCTGGCCGTCGGCGCCGCCTTCCGCCTCACGGGCTGGGTACTGCGGCCCGTACGCATCCTGGACGCGGCCACACACGACATCGCGACCGGGCAGATGAACTCACGTGTCGCGGCCGCGAGCGGGCCGCCGGAACTCCGGCGCCTGGCCCGCTCGTTCAACGAGATGGCCGACAACGTGGAAGAAGTCCTCGAACAGCAGCGGGCGTTTGTCGCCGACGCCTCCCACCAGCTGCGCAACCCGCTCGCCGCGCTGCTGCTCCGGATCGAACTCCTCGCACTCGAACTCCCCGCAGGTAACGAGGAGATCGCCTCGGTCCGCACCGAGGGCAAGCGCCTCGCCCAGGTCCTCGACGACCTGCTGGACCTGGCGCTGGCCGAACACGCCTCCGCGGATCTCCAGCTCACCGATATCGGCGAACTGGCCGCCGAGCGGGTCGCGGCCTGGCGCCCCCTGGCCGAGGAGAAGGGCGTCCGGCTGACCGAACACGGCGCCGCGGTCACCGCCTGGGCCGATCCGATCGCGCTGTCCAGCGCACTGGACGCGGTGATCGACAACGCCCTGAAGTTCACGCCGCCGGGCGAGGAGGTCACGCTCTCGGTCGCCTCCAACGGTGAGACCTCCACCGTCGTGATCACCGACGGCGGTCCGGGCCTGACCGACGAGGAGCTGGCCCGTATCGGCGACCGCTTCTGGCGCAGCGGCCACCACCAGAACGTCAAGGGCTCGGGTCTGGGCCTGTCCATCTCGCGAGCGCTGCTGGCGGCGGGCGGCGGCTCGATCGGGTACGCGCATCACGAGCCGCGCGGACTGCGGGTGACCGTCACCGTCCCGCGTACGTCTCCTACGGCCTGA
- a CDS encoding TAXI family TRAP transporter solute-binding subunit has translation MFPALSRISRRRALQGSAAALVVFGLLLWWLLPFGQTTPRGTLTFSTGSQSGVYQRYGVLLKDALAHDLPDVEINLRTSEGSQQNLARVAAGEADFTIATADAVAKYKRDGKPGAARLRGCARLYDDYVQLIVPRDSPVMSTRDLRDKRVGVGQEGSGVRLIADRLLRASGIDPTRDITPVPAGIDTVPGRLEAGELDAFFWSGGLPTAAVEELSERFRIRLVPLEADLIEKLHATGEATSYYRSAVMPADAYLQAQSGLPVPTVAVANLLVTTDRMGPAMTEGFTRTVINSRDRIGNTVHPAQLVDLRTAVYTDPLPLHEGAQRYYRSVKP, from the coding sequence ATGTTCCCGGCCCTCTCCCGCATCAGCCGCCGCCGTGCCCTGCAGGGGTCGGCCGCCGCCCTGGTGGTGTTCGGGCTGCTGCTGTGGTGGCTGCTGCCCTTCGGCCAGACCACCCCACGCGGGACGCTGACCTTCAGCACCGGTTCGCAGAGCGGCGTCTATCAGCGGTACGGCGTACTGCTGAAGGACGCGCTCGCCCATGACCTGCCGGACGTGGAGATAAATCTGCGGACCAGTGAGGGCTCGCAGCAGAACCTCGCGCGGGTGGCCGCGGGCGAGGCGGATTTCACCATCGCCACGGCCGACGCCGTCGCCAAGTACAAGCGGGACGGCAAGCCGGGCGCCGCCCGGCTGCGCGGCTGTGCCCGGCTGTACGACGACTATGTGCAGCTCATCGTGCCGCGCGACTCGCCCGTGATGTCGACCCGCGATCTGCGCGACAAGCGGGTGGGCGTGGGGCAGGAGGGGTCGGGTGTGCGACTGATCGCCGATCGGCTGCTGAGGGCCTCGGGGATCGATCCGACGCGGGACATCACTCCGGTCCCGGCCGGGATCGACACGGTGCCGGGGCGGCTCGAAGCCGGCGAGCTCGATGCCTTCTTCTGGTCGGGCGGGCTCCCGACGGCGGCCGTCGAGGAGCTGTCCGAGCGCTTCCGGATCCGGCTGGTCCCACTTGAGGCCGATCTCATCGAGAAGCTGCACGCCACGGGCGAGGCGACCAGCTACTACCGCTCCGCGGTGATGCCCGCCGACGCCTATCTCCAGGCGCAGAGCGGCCTGCCCGTGCCGACGGTGGCGGTGGCGAATCTGCTGGTCACCACGGACCGGATGGGTCCGGCGATGACCGAGGGCTTCACCCGTACGGTGATCAACAGCCGGGACCGTATCGGCAATACGGTGCACCCTGCCCAGCTGGTGGATCTGCGGACCGCGGTCTACACGGATCCGCTGCCGTTGCATGAAGGCGCCCAGCGCTACTACCGCTCGGTCAAGCCGTAG
- the miaB gene encoding tRNA (N6-isopentenyl adenosine(37)-C2)-methylthiotransferase MiaB produces MSAKTYEVRTYGCQMNVHDSERLSGLLEDAGYVRAPEGADGDADVVVFNTCAVRENADNKLYGNLGRLAPMKTKRPGMQIAVGGCLAQKDRDTIVTRAPWVDVVFGTHNIGKLPVLLERARIQEEAQVEIAESLEAFPSTLPTRRESAYAAWVSISVGCNNTCTFCIVPALRGKEKDRRPGDILAEVEALVAEGVSEITLLGQNVNAYGSDIGDREAFSKLLRACGKIDGLERVRFTSPHPRDFTDDVIAAMAETPNVMPQLHMPLQSGSDTILKAMRRSYRQERFLGIIEKVRAAIPHAAISTDIIVGFPGETEEDFEQTMHTVREARFANAFTFQYSKRPGTPAATMEGQISKEVVQERYLRLVALQEEISWEENKTQVGRTLQVMVAEGEGRKDGATHRLSGRAPDNRLVHFTKPDEDVRPGDVVTVEITYAAPHHLLAEGAVHSVRPTRAGDAWAKRNAAAAAKPAGVMLGLPKIGAPEPLPAAQAPGCGCD; encoded by the coding sequence ATGAGTGCCAAAACCTACGAGGTGCGCACCTACGGGTGCCAGATGAACGTCCACGACTCCGAGCGGCTGTCGGGTCTGCTGGAAGACGCAGGCTATGTACGTGCGCCCGAGGGCGCCGACGGTGACGCCGATGTCGTCGTCTTCAACACCTGCGCGGTGCGGGAGAACGCCGACAACAAGCTGTACGGCAATCTCGGCCGGCTCGCGCCGATGAAGACCAAGCGGCCCGGGATGCAGATCGCGGTCGGCGGCTGCCTGGCCCAGAAGGACCGCGACACCATCGTGACCAGGGCGCCGTGGGTCGACGTGGTCTTCGGTACGCACAACATCGGCAAGCTGCCGGTGCTGCTGGAGCGCGCGCGTATCCAGGAAGAGGCGCAGGTCGAGATCGCGGAGTCGCTCGAGGCCTTTCCCTCGACGCTGCCGACCCGCCGTGAGTCCGCGTACGCGGCGTGGGTCTCCATCTCGGTCGGCTGCAACAACACCTGCACCTTCTGTATCGTCCCGGCGCTGCGCGGCAAGGAGAAGGACCGCAGGCCCGGCGACATCCTGGCCGAGGTCGAGGCGCTCGTCGCCGAGGGCGTTTCCGAGATCACCCTGCTCGGCCAGAACGTCAACGCGTACGGCTCCGACATCGGAGACCGCGAGGCGTTCTCCAAGCTGCTGCGCGCCTGCGGAAAGATCGACGGTCTGGAGCGGGTCCGCTTCACCTCGCCGCACCCGCGCGACTTCACCGACGACGTGATCGCGGCGATGGCCGAGACGCCGAATGTCATGCCGCAGCTGCACATGCCGCTGCAGTCCGGTTCGGACACGATCCTGAAGGCGATGCGCCGCTCGTACCGGCAGGAGCGTTTCCTCGGAATCATCGAGAAGGTGCGCGCGGCCATTCCGCACGCCGCCATCTCCACCGACATCATCGTGGGCTTCCCCGGCGAGACCGAGGAGGACTTCGAGCAGACGATGCACACGGTGCGCGAGGCGCGCTTCGCGAACGCCTTCACCTTCCAGTACTCCAAGCGCCCCGGCACCCCGGCGGCGACCATGGAGGGCCAGATCTCCAAGGAAGTCGTCCAGGAGCGCTATCTCCGCCTGGTCGCCCTCCAGGAGGAGATCTCCTGGGAGGAGAACAAGACGCAGGTCGGCCGGACACTGCAGGTCATGGTCGCCGAGGGCGAGGGCCGCAAGGACGGCGCCACCCACCGCCTCTCGGGGCGCGCTCCCGACAACCGCCTGGTGCACTTCACCAAGCCGGACGAGGACGTGCGTCCGGGCGATGTGGTGACAGTCGAGATCACCTATGCCGCGCCGCACCACCTGCTCGCCGAGGGCGCTGTGCACTCGGTACGTCCCACCCGCGCCGGCGATGCCTGGGCGAAGCGCAATGCCGCGGCGGCCGCGAAGCCGGCAGGCGTGATGCTGGGCCTGCCGAAGATCGGTGCACCGGAGCCGCTGCCGGCCGCTCAGGCGCCCGGGTGCGGCTGCGACTGA
- a CDS encoding class III extradiol dioxygenase subunit B-like domain-containing protein: protein MLVAAAVCPCPPLLVPDVAAGAAPELDAARTACADALGVLAAARPDLVVVLGPAEQDGRGPHFAGATGSFHGFGVDLEVRLGAGRAQERPLPPSLAVGAWLLTRVQWADGPVEGLGVGELLAAERCEALGRELAARAERVALLVMGDGSACRTLKAPGYLDERAADFDAQTARALSAADVGALKALDESLAYELKAAGRAPWQVLAGAAETAGLAGQLLYEDAPYGVGYFVAAWS from the coding sequence ATGCTTGTCGCCGCAGCCGTCTGCCCCTGCCCGCCGCTGCTGGTCCCCGATGTCGCCGCCGGGGCCGCCCCGGAACTCGATGCCGCGCGGACCGCGTGTGCCGATGCTCTCGGTGTGCTCGCCGCGGCCCGGCCCGATCTGGTGGTCGTGCTCGGACCCGCCGAGCAGGACGGCCGCGGCCCGCACTTCGCGGGCGCGACCGGTTCCTTCCACGGGTTCGGCGTGGACCTCGAGGTACGGCTGGGAGCGGGCAGGGCCCAGGAACGGCCGCTGCCGCCCTCGCTGGCTGTCGGCGCGTGGCTGCTCACCCGCGTCCAGTGGGCGGACGGCCCGGTGGAAGGCCTCGGTGTCGGCGAGCTGCTCGCCGCTGAGCGCTGCGAGGCCCTCGGACGGGAACTCGCAGCCAGGGCGGAGCGCGTCGCCCTGCTGGTGATGGGTGACGGCAGCGCCTGCCGCACGCTCAAGGCCCCCGGCTACCTCGACGAGCGGGCCGCGGACTTCGACGCACAGACCGCCCGTGCGCTGAGCGCCGCCGACGTCGGGGCGCTCAAGGCGCTGGACGAGTCACTGGCGTACGAACTCAAGGCGGCGGGCCGCGCTCCGTGGCAGGTGCTCGCGGGAGCTGCCGAGACCGCGGGACTGGCCGGGCAACTGCTGTACGAGGACGCCCCGTACGGCGTCGGCTACTTCGTCGCCGCCTGGTCGTAG
- a CDS encoding antitoxin, which produces MSLMDTLKAKLGPAKEKMSDLAHQHGGKIEHGLERAAKTVDQKTKGKYSSKIETGTGKAKNALGRISHRDDGTTPPAS; this is translated from the coding sequence ATGAGCCTCATGGACACGCTGAAGGCCAAGCTCGGCCCGGCCAAGGAGAAGATGTCCGACCTCGCGCACCAGCACGGGGGCAAGATCGAGCACGGTCTGGAACGAGCCGCTAAGACGGTCGATCAAAAGACCAAGGGCAAGTACAGCAGCAAGATCGAGACTGGCACCGGCAAAGCCAAGAACGCCCTGGGCCGCATCTCCCACAGGGACGACGGCACGACGCCGCCGGCTTCCTGA